A region of the Myxococcaceae bacterium JPH2 genome:
CTGCTCCTGGATCGGCATGGTCAGGTCCTCGCGGTTCGGGACCGTCTTGACCGTTCCCTTGAAGGACTTCTTGTCCAGCTCGATCCACTGGGGAATGCCACGGCGGTCCACGGTCTCCAGCGCCTCGGAGATGCGCAGCACCTTGCGGCTCTTCTCCACCACCTCGACCGCGCTGCCCGGCTTCACGGAGAACGACGGGATGTTCACCCGGCGACCGTTCACCTGGAAGTGGCCGTGACGGACCAGCTGGCGCGCCTCGTTGCGGGTGTCCGCGAAGCCCATGCGGAACACCACGTTGTCCAGGCGAAGCTCCAGCTGCTGCAGGAGGTTCTCACCCGTCTTGCCCTTGGCGGCAGACGCGCGGTGGTAGTAGCCGCGGAACTGGTTCTCCAGCAGGCCGTACATGCGCTTGACCTTCTGCTTCTCGCGCAACTGCACGCCGTAGCCAGAGAACTTCACGCGGCCCTGGCCGTGCTGGCCAGGAGGATACGGGCGGCGCTCGATGGCACACTTGTCCGTGTAGCAGCGATCGCCCTTGAGATACATCTTCAGGTTCTCGCGCCGGCAAATGCGGCAGGCGCTGGCGGTGTAACGAGCCACTGAAACTCTCCTTGAGGTGGTCTGGAACCGCCCCGCCTGGCGCGAGGACGGCCCGAACGGGTTTTAGACGCGGCGGCGCTTGGGCTGACGGCACCCGTTGTGCGGAATGGGCGTCACGTCGCGGATGAGATTGATCTTCAGACCGGCGGCGGCCAGCGCACGCAGCGCCGACTCACGGCCCGCGCCCGGGCCCTTCACGAACACGGACACGTTCTTCAGGCCGTGCTCCATCGCCTTCGCCGCGGCGTCGCCGGCGGCCACCTGCGCCGCGAACGGGGTGGACTTGCGGCTTCCCTTGAAGCCACGCGCCCCGGCCGACGACCAGGAGATCACGTTCCCGGACACATCCGTGATCGTGATGATGGTGTTGTTGAACGTGGACTGGATGTGGACCACGCCATTCAGAATGCTCTTCTTACCCTTGCGCTTGGCCTTCTTCGCCGCAGGGGCCTCGCCCTCGGCACCCGCCGGCGCCGCGGCGGTATTGGTCTCGTCAGCCATGTGAATTGCTGCTCCTGGGAGTAGGTGATCGACGCCTGGCCCTCACGGGTCCAGGCGCAAGCGGGTTACCGAGCCGGAGCGGCCGGCTTCGCGCGAACGATGCCACGCTTCGGACCCTTGCGGGTGCGCGCGTTGGTGTGAGTCCGCTGGCCACGAACAGGCAGACCCTTGCGGTGACGCAGGCCCCGGTAGCAACCCAGGTCCATCAGCCGCTTGATGTTCATGGTCACCTCACGCCGGAGGTCACCCTCGACCTTGTAATTCGCCTCGATCAGCTCGCGGATCTTGCGAGTCTGCTCTTCGGTGAGGTCCTTGGTCCGGGTGGCGAGATCGATGCCCGCCGCCTCAATGATCTTGTGCGCGGTCGTGTTGCCGATCCCGTAGATGTACTGGAGCGAGATCACCGCACGCTTGTTGGGCGGCAGGTCGATGCCGGCGATACGAGCCATCTTCGGTCTTCCTTACTTGAGTGGAGTTGGTCTGAGGCAATGGCCTGACTGGCCACTAGCCCTGGCGCTGCTTGTGCCGCGGGTTGGAGGCGCAGATGACACGCACGATACCCTTGCGGCGGACAACCTTGCACTTATCGCAGATCTTCTTGACGGACGCCCGAACCTTCATGGGAGCGAACTTCCTTCCTTCAGCAGAGAAAAGCCCAGAGAAGCCACAGCGCTCCGGAGAGCGTGCGCTTCCGACTACTTCGCCCGGTACGTGATCCGCCCGCGCGTCAGGTCGTACGGCGACAGCTCGACCTTCACCTTGTCACCCGGGAGGATCCGGATGAAGTGCATCCGCATC
Encoded here:
- the rpsD gene encoding 30S ribosomal protein S4, whose product is MARYTASACRICRRENLKMYLKGDRCYTDKCAIERRPYPPGQHGQGRVKFSGYGVQLREKQKVKRMYGLLENQFRGYYHRASAAKGKTGENLLQQLELRLDNVVFRMGFADTRNEARQLVRHGHFQVNGRRVNIPSFSVKPGSAVEVVEKSRKVLRISEALETVDRRGIPQWIELDKKSFKGTVKTVPNREDLTMPIQEQLIVELYSK
- the rpsK gene encoding 30S ribosomal protein S11, which codes for MADETNTAAAPAGAEGEAPAAKKAKRKGKKSILNGVVHIQSTFNNTIITITDVSGNVISWSSAGARGFKGSRKSTPFAAQVAAGDAAAKAMEHGLKNVSVFVKGPGAGRESALRALAAAGLKINLIRDVTPIPHNGCRQPKRRRV
- the rpsM gene encoding 30S ribosomal protein S13 yields the protein MARIAGIDLPPNKRAVISLQYIYGIGNTTAHKIIEAAGIDLATRTKDLTEEQTRKIRELIEANYKVEGDLRREVTMNIKRLMDLGCYRGLRHRKGLPVRGQRTHTNARTRKGPKRGIVRAKPAAPAR
- the rpmJ gene encoding 50S ribosomal protein L36 is translated as MKVRASVKKICDKCKVVRRKGIVRVICASNPRHKQRQG